In Zingiber officinale cultivar Zhangliang chromosome 6A, Zo_v1.1, whole genome shotgun sequence, a single genomic region encodes these proteins:
- the LOC121995151 gene encoding uncharacterized protein LOC121995151, translating to MAERNPSFPAGEHEYVDAVVGVDHLLVDAGFRSEFEVARPSKTYRAIIQLLPQVFVGQPHRLQHIVVVASEAAWQSLKKNGLHVPSWRRHEYMRIKWFSAYHRAAAVEEAEAKDNSAEEATTTTIEVVGSPWTTVPARPKPGDKFLTGLALALQKINT from the coding sequence ATGGCGGAGAGAAATCCTTCTTTTCCGGCGGGGGAGCACGAGTACGTCGACGCGGTGGTGGGCGTCGACCACCTCCTGGTGGACGCGGGCTTCCGGTCGGAGTTCGAGGTGGCGCGGCCCAGCAAGACGTACCGCGCCATCATCCAGCTGCTGCCGCAGGTGTTCGTCGGCCAGCCCCACCGACTCCAGCATATCGTGGTCGTCGCCTCGGAGGCAGCTTGGCAGAGCCTGAAGAAGAATGGCCTCCACGTGCCGTCGTGGAGGCGGCACGAGTACATGAGGATCAAGTGGTTCTCCGCTTACCATCGTGCAGCCGCCGTGGAAGAAGCCGAAGCCAAGGACAACTCCGCCGAGGAAGCGACGACGACGACAATAGAGGTGGTGGGCTCACCGTGGACGACGGTGCCAGCAAGGCCAAAGCCGGGGGATAAGTTTCTCACCGGACTTGCTTTGGCCTTGCAAAAAAtaaatacttaa
- the LOC121997441 gene encoding uncharacterized protein LOC121997441, producing MEDVNASLQPEETTQPSEVSASEFHNLTLRLEALEYSVRYLEDNMRTRLSAMEERVEELMRRMDGYNALHRNWSQHVSWDVPTVALNQPGTLTSPLAAPRQRKKKGTLIAKRVIRRYRRLVKSSWDSKTCVRRLIKKIHKRRCQRS from the exons ATGGAGGATGTGAATGCAAGCTTGCAGCCAGAGGAAACAACTCAACCGAGTGAAGTTTCAGCTTCTGAG TTTCACAACCTTACCCTAAGGTTGGAGGCCCTTGAATACTCAGTACGCTATCTAGAGGATAATATGAGGACCCGACTTTCCGCTATGGAGGAGAGAGTGGAG GAACTGATGAGAAGGATGGATGGGTATAATGCCCTACACAGGAACTGGTCACAACATGTATCATGGGATGTGCCTACTGTGGCACTGAATCAACCAGGAACCCTAACTTCACCACTTGCAGCACCAAGGCAGAGGAAAAAGAAAGGAACCTTGATCGCAAAGAGAGTGATTCGCCGGTACCGGAGGCTTGTTAAGTCCAGTTGGGATAGTAAGACTTGCGTAAGGCGTCTCATCAAGAAGATACATAAAAGACGATGTCAAAGAAGTTGA